One Lactobacillus sp. ESL0785 DNA window includes the following coding sequences:
- a CDS encoding PTS sugar transporter subunit IIC, which yields MSISIWQIILLTIIAYLAHFDFNSIQLFTFNSLIWGLLAGLIMGDMKTGVEIGATVQLMSLGVVAVGGASIPNYPVTAIITTAIAISTGKGLGAGIAIGLPVGILGVQLDILWKMFNGWTAIKAQKYADEKKYGAMQSMTLLSTYTAGLVSALPVFLSVAFGPSLIKAILDFMPKWFTSGLQLAGAMLPAVGIAMLLIYMPSGKMMEYLLIGFVLSAYLKVPIIGVSLIGLALMYHAFKELSKKSNAVVEKTDNAVTESNTMIGVDEDE from the coding sequence ATGAGTATTTCAATTTGGCAGATAATTTTACTAACAATTATTGCCTATTTAGCACATTTTGATTTCAACTCAATTCAGCTGTTTACATTCAACTCATTAATTTGGGGATTGCTTGCTGGATTAATAATGGGTGATATGAAAACTGGAGTTGAGATTGGTGCAACGGTTCAACTAATGTCTTTAGGTGTTGTAGCTGTTGGTGGAGCTTCAATACCCAATTATCCGGTAACAGCTATTATCACAACTGCAATTGCTATTTCAACCGGAAAAGGATTAGGTGCAGGAATTGCAATTGGCTTACCTGTAGGAATTTTAGGTGTTCAGCTAGATATTTTATGGAAAATGTTTAATGGTTGGACAGCAATTAAGGCACAAAAGTATGCTGATGAAAAGAAGTATGGTGCTATGCAGTCAATGACCTTGCTTTCAACTTATACTGCTGGACTAGTGTCAGCACTACCAGTCTTTCTATCAGTTGCTTTTGGTCCTAGTCTAATTAAAGCTATCTTAGACTTTATGCCGAAATGGTTTACTAGCGGTCTGCAGCTTGCTGGGGCAATGCTGCCAGCAGTTGGGATAGCAATGTTACTTATTTATATGCCTTCTGGCAAGATGATGGAATACCTTTTGATCGGTTTTGTTCTTAGTGCTTACTTAAAAGTGCCAATTATCGGTGTTTCATTAATTGGTCTTGCGTTGATGTATCACGCCTTTAAGGAATTAAGTAAGAAGAGCAATGCTGTAGTAGAAAAGACAGATAATGCAGTCACAGAGAGCAATACTATGATTGGGGTTGATGAAGATGAGTAA
- a CDS encoding PTS sugar transporter subunit IIB, which yields MKILSARIDNRLLHGIVATQWAPQIGPNRIMIIDDEVATNPVLKSSMKLGKPAGMAVSIITEEVATDHLLKNAYGEQTIFIIVKSPQIILNLVNKGIAIDKLTLGGTVAPANPTAPGIIKVHNRAYINPAEVPVYQELIRKGIAIEGQYVPSDKVINVQEILANS from the coding sequence ATGAAAATTTTATCGGCAAGAATAGATAATCGGTTGTTACACGGGATAGTTGCCACACAGTGGGCACCCCAAATTGGACCTAATCGGATAATGATAATAGATGATGAGGTTGCAACTAATCCTGTTTTAAAAAGCAGCATGAAATTGGGTAAGCCTGCTGGTATGGCAGTATCAATTATCACTGAGGAAGTAGCTACCGATCATTTACTAAAGAATGCGTATGGTGAGCAAACAATTTTTATTATTGTTAAGTCACCACAAATAATTCTTAATTTAGTTAACAAAGGGATTGCTATCGATAAGCTCACTTTAGGAGGTACTGTAGCACCTGCTAATCCAACTGCTCCAGGAATTATTAAAGTACATAACCGAGCTTACATTAATCCTGCAGAAGTTCCTGTATACCAAGAATTGATTAGAAAAGGGATTGCTATTGAAGGACAATACGTTCCTTCAGATAAAGTAATCAATGTTCAAGAGATACTTGCAAATAGTTAA
- a CDS encoding NAD(P)-dependent oxidoreductase: MKIGFIGTGVMGNAICLNLLKAGHELWVYNRTKAKTDNLVTQGATWCVNPKTVVEAADAIFTMVGFPRDVEQVYFGENGILTANVKDKIIVDMTTSKPALAQKIYTEGEKLGAQVLDAPVSGGDLGAKNGTLTIMVGGDKAAFTALQTVFSAIGSLAQYFGPAGAGQNTKMANQIMIAGTMTGMTEMLVYAQKAGLDLPAVVKTVGGGSAANWSLSNYAPRILKGDYTPGFFSKHFLKDLRIALATAEEMDIKLPATEKAKELYETLVDEKGLGDLGTQGLIKLWWQ, translated from the coding sequence ATGAAAATTGGTTTTATTGGTACCGGCGTTATGGGGAATGCAATTTGCTTAAATTTACTCAAGGCTGGTCATGAGTTGTGGGTTTACAATCGAACTAAAGCTAAGACTGATAATTTAGTGACTCAAGGTGCCACTTGGTGTGTTAATCCTAAGACTGTTGTGGAAGCAGCTGACGCGATTTTTACGATGGTTGGCTTTCCTCGCGATGTTGAGCAGGTTTATTTTGGCGAAAATGGTATTCTAACAGCGAATGTTAAGGATAAAATTATTGTTGACATGACAACGTCCAAACCAGCCCTAGCCCAGAAAATTTACACTGAAGGGGAAAAACTAGGAGCGCAAGTTTTGGATGCACCTGTTTCCGGTGGTGATTTAGGTGCTAAGAACGGAACGTTAACAATCATGGTTGGCGGTGATAAAGCAGCCTTTACTGCCTTGCAGACTGTGTTTAGTGCAATTGGCAGTTTAGCACAATATTTTGGTCCAGCAGGAGCCGGTCAAAATACGAAGATGGCTAATCAAATTATGATTGCTGGTACAATGACGGGAATGACAGAAATGCTTGTTTATGCTCAAAAAGCTGGACTTGATCTGCCAGCAGTTGTAAAAACTGTTGGTGGAGGTAGTGCGGCGAATTGGAGTTTAAGCAACTATGCGCCGCGTATTTTAAAGGGTGATTATACTCCGGGATTCTTTAGTAAACATTTTTTGAAGGATTTGCGGATTGCTTTGGCGACCGCTGAAGAAATGGATATTAAGTTACCAGCAACGGAAAAAGCCAAGGAGTTATACGAAACTTTAGTTGATGAAAAAGGTTTGGGTGACTTGGGCACACAGGGATTAATTAAATTGTGGTGGCAATAA
- a CDS encoding proline-specific peptidase family protein, whose amino-acid sequence MKNGTKIITLDNGYHLWTSTQGEGDIHLLALHGGPGGNHEYWEDAADRLAAEGLHVTVHMYDQLGSLYSDQPDYDDPEIAAKYLTYEYFLDEVEEVRQKLGLNNFYLIGQSWGGVLVQEYAVKYGKNLKAAIISSMVDDTDDYLASINRCRQEVLPQTEIDFMRKCEANNDYDNERYQADVQILNINFMDRRQPCKLYHIKRLGGLPVYHAFQGDNEFVVTGKLKEWHFRDQLKNITVPTLLTFGEHETMPLDTARIMQKEIPNSRLVTTPEAGHHHMVDNPKVYYKHLADFIKEVEAGTFKGE is encoded by the coding sequence ATGAAAAATGGAACAAAAATAATTACTTTAGACAACGGTTATCATTTATGGACAAGTACCCAAGGAGAAGGGGATATTCATTTGCTAGCTTTGCATGGTGGTCCTGGCGGTAATCATGAATACTGGGAAGATGCCGCTGATCGACTTGCTGCAGAGGGACTTCACGTCACAGTTCACATGTATGACCAGTTAGGGTCACTTTATTCAGATCAACCAGATTACGATGATCCCGAAATTGCAGCTAAGTATTTAACTTACGAATATTTTTTGGATGAAGTAGAAGAGGTAAGACAAAAACTAGGCTTGAACAATTTTTACTTAATTGGTCAAAGCTGGGGTGGGGTTTTGGTACAAGAATATGCCGTTAAATACGGTAAAAATCTAAAAGCTGCCATTATTTCCTCGATGGTTGACGATACTGACGATTACCTAGCTTCAATTAATCGCTGCCGGCAAGAAGTTTTACCACAAACAGAAATTGACTTTATGCGTAAGTGCGAAGCTAATAATGATTACGACAACGAACGCTATCAAGCTGATGTCCAAATTCTGAATATTAATTTCATGGATCGCAGACAACCTTGCAAGTTGTATCATATTAAGCGTTTGGGTGGACTACCTGTTTACCATGCTTTCCAAGGTGATAACGAATTTGTGGTCACTGGTAAATTGAAGGAATGGCACTTCAGAGATCAACTTAAAAATATTACGGTACCAACACTTCTAACGTTTGGTGAACATGAAACGATGCCACTAGATACGGCTAGAATTATGCAAAAAGAGATTCCGAACTCGAGATTAGTTACTACGCCGGAAGCAGGACACCATCATATGGTTGATAATCCTAAAGTGTATTACAAACACCTGGCTGACTTTATCAAAGAAGTTGAAGCAGGTACTTTTAAAGGGGAATAG
- a CDS encoding recombinase family protein, with translation MFNFEKLSNHMLHYAKNISTIKTDQVIWGYLACSADSYNGGREKIIRFANGHHVNFIIDDLFDDERKNLHKLIEVAKVNDSLIVTDFAQLGSNLEQLVKILRRILNKEICVYVIGYGKIKNDEKGTFLLDAISLVNSIEVEMRSSAVKKGKQKAKFNSKSYREGRPRRTISDRYLTIYKAVTIKGMSYQEAADMFNVSKSTVYRIKKQIDKLK, from the coding sequence ATGTTTAATTTTGAAAAACTTAGTAATCACATGTTGCATTACGCTAAAAATATTTCAACTATCAAAACTGATCAAGTTATTTGGGGTTATTTAGCTTGCTCTGCAGATTCCTACAATGGTGGTAGAGAAAAAATTATTCGTTTTGCAAACGGGCACCATGTTAATTTTATTATTGATGACCTTTTTGATGATGAACGCAAAAATCTCCATAAGCTAATTGAAGTAGCTAAAGTGAATGACAGTTTAATCGTAACTGATTTTGCGCAATTGGGGAGTAACTTAGAACAGTTAGTCAAGATTTTACGTAGAATCCTAAACAAAGAAATTTGCGTTTATGTTATTGGCTACGGGAAAATCAAGAACGATGAAAAAGGCACTTTTTTGCTTGATGCTATTTCCTTAGTCAATAGCATTGAAGTTGAAATGCGCAGTTCTGCAGTCAAAAAGGGAAAACAGAAAGCTAAATTTAATTCTAAAAGTTACCGTGAGGGACGGCCGCGGCGAACAATCAGTGATCGCTATTTGACCATCTATAAAGCCGTTACTATCAAAGGGATGAGCTATCAAGAAGCAGCTGACATGTTCAATGTCTCGAAGTCGACCGTTTATCGCATAAAGAAGCAGATTGATAAATTGAAATAG
- a CDS encoding alpha/beta hydrolase yields the protein MEIIKEKLFDSEYDLSDSYVTCYLKGQDKNLRAPVNYPAVILCPGGGYTQLSDRESEIIALNFLAQDYHVFVLNYSLLPSSKLYPKPLIEAAKTFNIIEKYAKDYLIDTSRIVMAGFSAGGHVATLYSGMTDEWIRHYSSAKIIRPYRQLLGYPLIDYQLTHDFTAKEITQVLGDFTDGAAQKLVTSSTPPTFIWATKTDELVPIQNTLSYVAALAENDVDFEEHIFGWGPHGLSLANEQTDYLPTDKKHADREFLNQHVAKWFDLAIEWLKQTKFDIN from the coding sequence ATGGAAATAATTAAAGAAAAATTATTTGATTCAGAATATGATTTATCAGATTCATATGTTACTTGCTATTTAAAAGGTCAAGACAAAAACTTGCGTGCTCCCGTTAATTATCCTGCTGTTATTCTTTGTCCAGGAGGAGGATATACGCAGTTAAGTGACCGTGAATCAGAAATCATTGCACTAAATTTTTTGGCGCAAGATTACCATGTCTTTGTTCTTAATTACTCACTTTTGCCAAGTAGCAAATTATATCCCAAGCCACTAATTGAAGCAGCCAAAACGTTCAACATCATTGAAAAATATGCTAAAGACTACTTAATTGATACTAGTAGAATTGTTATGGCGGGTTTTTCGGCTGGTGGACATGTAGCAACACTTTATTCAGGGATGACAGATGAATGGATCAGACATTATTCGTCAGCCAAAATAATCAGACCTTATCGTCAATTGTTGGGCTATCCCTTAATTGATTATCAATTAACGCATGACTTTACAGCTAAAGAAATTACCCAAGTGTTAGGTGATTTTACTGATGGGGCAGCACAAAAATTGGTAACCTCCAGTACTCCACCGACTTTCATTTGGGCAACTAAGACTGATGAGTTAGTACCAATTCAGAATACTTTGTCTTACGTAGCAGCTTTAGCCGAGAACGATGTTGACTTTGAAGAGCATATTTTTGGCTGGGGTCCACACGGCTTATCCTTAGCCAATGAACAAACTGATTATTTGCCGACAGATAAAAAACATGCCGATCGAGAGTTTCTGAATCAGCATGTTGCTAAGTGGTTTGATTTGGCAATTGAATGGCTCAAGCAAACTAAATTTGATATAAATTGA
- a CDS encoding cation:proton antiporter produces the protein MNLSLVIVSVAAFLTPTLLAKLKISLIPTTVAEIVVGVILGKSCLNIIHINSVLTTLSTLGTIMLLFLSGMEIDFSLFKKSKPTTALAAKKAQKMPKETPLKVAIIGYSLTLVTAIILGVLFKICGLFSDVFLSVILFATVSLGVMISILKENNLLGQAYGQTLLLFGVFGEIIPLLGLTVYSAIKSGNGGTLWLISLVFLAAAFLLARFRNFFNIFGKITKSTTQLDMRFAFLVIVILVVLAMSVGAENILGAFLAGIVIKLLEPEETTQEKLNAIGYGFLIPFFFVLTGVKLNLVSLLGSRTTLMLIPLLLLAFLLAKLPAYYSFKRLFSKRNALAGTFLVETTMTLVISGVAVAQNIHALNNQQGGALTLAAVITCLLGPMLFKKLYQPQDEQLPKTIVHIIGTTVSSVATCHQLPHDWYTTRLYTRHKESYETYKNSAPVTLLTTMEPVELIRQGIFDTDILVITDIHSKINYSLALAAKKYGVERVLVRMDDPDPNEAESMEKELNNLKIEYFNTFDTGVGVFRTAIESPEVLQFITSSTSSLFEVTMTNARFNGSLLSELPEIDEVVISKIVRKGKFIDPHDATRLALNDHLIMAGPRDVVSRLRLLLNN, from the coding sequence ATGAATTTATCGCTTGTTATTGTTTCAGTGGCCGCCTTTTTAACTCCGACACTGCTAGCTAAGTTAAAAATATCATTAATTCCAACTACTGTTGCGGAAATTGTTGTTGGTGTTATTTTAGGCAAAAGTTGCCTGAATATCATTCACATTAATTCTGTTTTGACGACATTGAGTACGTTGGGAACGATTATGTTATTATTTTTAAGTGGGATGGAAATTGATTTTTCTTTATTTAAAAAAAGTAAACCAACAACTGCTTTAGCGGCGAAAAAAGCCCAAAAGATGCCGAAGGAAACGCCACTTAAGGTTGCAATAATTGGGTATTCTTTAACATTGGTAACGGCTATTATTTTGGGAGTTTTGTTTAAAATTTGTGGGCTGTTTTCAGATGTTTTTTTATCAGTAATTTTGTTTGCGACAGTTTCTCTTGGTGTAATGATTAGTATTTTGAAAGAGAATAATTTGCTAGGACAGGCTTATGGTCAAACTTTATTGCTGTTTGGCGTTTTCGGTGAGATTATTCCATTACTGGGATTGACTGTTTATTCTGCAATTAAAAGTGGCAATGGGGGTACTTTATGGTTGATTTCGTTAGTATTTTTAGCTGCGGCTTTCTTATTGGCGCGTTTTCGCAACTTTTTTAATATTTTTGGCAAAATTACGAAGTCAACAACTCAATTAGATATGCGATTTGCTTTTTTAGTAATTGTAATTTTGGTTGTTTTGGCAATGTCTGTTGGTGCCGAAAATATTTTGGGTGCCTTTCTTGCTGGTATTGTGATTAAATTGCTGGAACCTGAAGAAACAACACAGGAAAAGCTGAACGCAATAGGCTATGGCTTTTTAATTCCCTTTTTCTTTGTTTTGACCGGCGTAAAATTAAACCTGGTGTCATTATTGGGTTCAAGGACAACGTTAATGCTAATTCCATTACTGCTGCTTGCATTTTTGTTAGCTAAATTACCTGCGTATTATAGCTTTAAACGGTTATTTTCAAAGCGGAATGCGTTAGCTGGAACCTTTTTAGTTGAAACGACCATGACCTTGGTTATTTCTGGTGTTGCGGTTGCACAAAATATTCATGCACTAAATAATCAACAAGGTGGTGCTTTGACATTGGCTGCGGTGATTACCTGTCTGCTGGGACCTATGCTGTTCAAGAAATTATACCAGCCACAAGATGAGCAACTGCCTAAGACAATTGTCCATATTATTGGGACAACTGTTAGTTCAGTAGCGACATGCCATCAATTACCACATGATTGGTACACGACAAGACTTTATACCCGGCACAAGGAGAGTTATGAAACTTATAAGAATTCGGCGCCAGTGACGTTATTAACAACGATGGAACCGGTAGAGTTAATCAGGCAAGGGATTTTTGATACCGATATTCTCGTAATTACTGATATTCATTCTAAAATTAATTATAGTTTAGCCTTAGCTGCTAAAAAGTACGGTGTTGAACGTGTCTTGGTACGAATGGATGATCCTGATCCCAATGAAGCTGAATCAATGGAAAAGGAATTGAATAATTTGAAGATTGAATACTTCAATACTTTTGATACTGGTGTGGGTGTCTTTCGAACAGCGATCGAATCACCAGAAGTTTTGCAATTTATTACTTCTTCAACGTCTAGTTTGTTTGAAGTAACAATGACTAATGCCCGCTTTAATGGCAGTTTATTATCGGAATTACCAGAAATTGATGAAGTAGTAATTAGTAAGATCGTGCGTAAAGGTAAATTTATTGATCCGCATGATGCAACTAGATTGGCGTTGAATGACCACCTAATTATGGCTGGACCACGTGATGTAGTTTCTCGGTTACGCTTGCTATTAAATAATTAA
- a CDS encoding YjjG family noncanonical pyrimidine nucleotidase — MNYQQIIFDVDDTLIDSAATENFALQHLFNAHHWHLTTKLHKAYHTYNQNLWRKLEQGQITYDELSRITFHDFLKNNLGIDVNGLAIMQEYRTFFAQAHQLLPGVKDTLRLAKKLGYRLTILSNGETFIQNHRLELAGIKDYFSLIVTSQEAGFSKPDKRIFDYFFRQTTIGPENTFFFGDGLQSDILGATNYGMASIWFNHRHRNNVLKLQPLYEVDNYARFANILSNKL, encoded by the coding sequence GTGAACTATCAACAAATAATTTTTGACGTTGATGATACGTTAATTGATTCTGCAGCAACCGAAAATTTTGCTCTGCAGCATTTGTTTAACGCACATCACTGGCATCTAACAACCAAATTGCACAAGGCTTACCATACTTATAATCAGAATTTATGGCGTAAGTTAGAACAAGGACAAATTACTTATGATGAACTTAGTCGGATTACTTTTCATGATTTCTTAAAAAATAACTTGGGGATTGACGTAAATGGCTTGGCAATTATGCAAGAATATCGGACATTTTTTGCTCAAGCACACCAGTTGTTGCCGGGCGTTAAGGATACATTGCGCTTAGCAAAAAAATTAGGTTATCGATTAACAATTTTAAGTAATGGTGAGACATTTATTCAAAACCACCGTTTAGAACTTGCAGGAATCAAAGATTACTTTAGCTTAATTGTAACTTCACAAGAAGCTGGCTTTAGCAAACCCGATAAACGAATTTTTGATTATTTTTTTAGGCAAACTACAATTGGTCCTGAGAATACTTTCTTTTTTGGTGATGGTTTGCAGTCAGATATTTTGGGAGCTACTAATTATGGCATGGCGAGTATTTGGTTTAATCATCGTCACCGCAATAACGTACTAAAATTACAGCCATTATATGAAGTAGATAATTATGCTCGATTTGCTAATATATTGAGCAATAAGTTGTAA
- a CDS encoding aldo/keto reductase, translating into MTVKVNSLNDTYELNNGVKIPVVGFGTWQTPNGVVAENAVLTAINAGYRMIDTAAAYGNEESVGKGIKESGINRYDLFVTTKLWNTDHGYQKTKMAIDTSLEKLGLNYLDLYLIHWPNPAANREHWAELNAESWRAMEDALKAGKIRAIGVSNFRRKHLDELLKTAGIRPAVNQIYLNPSDKQESITAYDDELTILNEAYSPLGTGGLLNNETVKTIAAAYDKTAAQLLLRWSIQHHFLPLPKSVHPKYIAANTEIFDFKISNTDMFKLDGLHGAAKTAVDPDQTNF; encoded by the coding sequence ATGACGGTTAAAGTTAATTCATTAAATGATACTTATGAACTAAATAATGGAGTGAAAATTCCAGTTGTTGGTTTTGGAACTTGGCAGACACCAAATGGTGTTGTCGCTGAAAATGCAGTCTTAACTGCAATTAATGCAGGTTATCGGATGATCGATACGGCGGCTGCGTATGGTAATGAGGAAAGTGTTGGTAAGGGCATTAAAGAGAGCGGCATTAACCGATATGATCTATTTGTGACCACTAAGTTATGGAATACAGATCATGGTTATCAAAAGACCAAAATGGCAATTGATACCAGTTTGGAAAAGTTGGGATTAAATTATTTAGATCTTTACTTAATTCATTGGCCTAATCCTGCCGCAAATCGTGAGCATTGGGCTGAGCTTAATGCTGAAAGCTGGCGGGCAATGGAGGATGCGTTAAAAGCGGGTAAAATTAGGGCCATAGGTGTTTCTAATTTTAGACGTAAGCACCTTGATGAGCTACTTAAGACGGCTGGAATTCGCCCAGCTGTTAATCAAATATATCTTAATCCTAGTGATAAGCAAGAAAGTATAACGGCATATGATGATGAATTGACTATTTTAAATGAAGCATATAGTCCACTGGGGACAGGCGGCTTATTGAACAATGAAACAGTAAAAACAATTGCTGCAGCGTACGATAAAACGGCGGCACAATTACTGTTACGTTGGTCAATTCAACATCATTTTTTGCCATTGCCTAAGTCAGTTCACCCAAAATATATTGCGGCAAATACAGAAATATTTGATTTTAAAATTAGTAACACCGATATGTTTAAATTAGATGGGTTGCACGGAGCTGCAAAAACTGCAGTTGATCCAGATCAAACCAATTTTTAA
- a CDS encoding PTS system mannose/fructose/sorbose family transporter subunit IID gives MSNETNDQTVLTKKDLRRASWRWIRVGISSFNYQTQLAPSVAYAMLPSLRKIYKGKDEDLRLSLDNEYKYFNTNPWIAPLIFGATLAMEDKDGVETLDGVQSLKVGLMGPLAGIGDTIIWAMLPTIFGSIGASLAKQGNPFGIYLWVIFNLIVLFFIRSREFEIGYKQGMKFLSTYSDKLSIFTEAISVLGLTVIGALIPSTVSFTTPLKMVNAGVTLKVQDILDKILPSMLPMLLVGLFYWLIKKKNWKMTTVIWLTIAIAMVAAFFNVLTV, from the coding sequence ATGAGTAATGAAACTAATGACCAAACTGTATTAACGAAAAAAGACCTTAGAAGAGCATCTTGGCGCTGGATTAGAGTAGGAATTAGTTCATTCAACTATCAAACTCAATTAGCACCTAGCGTTGCTTATGCGATGCTGCCATCATTGAGAAAGATTTATAAAGGAAAAGATGAAGACCTGCGTTTATCATTAGATAACGAATATAAGTATTTCAACACTAATCCGTGGATTGCACCGTTAATTTTTGGCGCTACCTTAGCTATGGAAGACAAAGACGGTGTTGAAACTCTCGATGGGGTGCAATCACTCAAAGTCGGATTGATGGGACCCTTAGCTGGAATTGGCGATACCATTATTTGGGCAATGCTCCCAACAATCTTTGGTTCAATTGGTGCTTCTTTAGCTAAACAAGGCAATCCGTTTGGCATTTATTTGTGGGTTATTTTCAACTTAATTGTATTATTCTTTATTCGTAGTCGAGAATTTGAAATTGGCTATAAACAGGGAATGAAATTTTTAAGTACTTATAGTGATAAATTGTCGATTTTTACTGAAGCAATCTCAGTTTTGGGATTAACGGTAATTGGTGCATTAATTCCTTCAACAGTATCATTTACTACACCTCTCAAGATGGTTAATGCTGGCGTAACACTGAAAGTACAGGACATTCTTGATAAGATTTTGCCTAGCATGTTGCCAATGCTCTTGGTTGGCTTGTTTTACTGGCTAATTAAGAAGAAAAACTGGAAGATGACCACTGTTATTTGGCTAACGATTGCTATTGCGATGGTTGCGGCATTTTTCAATGTTCTAACAGTTTAG
- a CDS encoding SemiSWEET family transporter, which produces MKLEKIMTILGWVASITAIIMYVSYIPQIMNNLHGVKGSPIQPLATAINTFLWVIYALFKKDRDIPLAACNAAGVIFGLITFFTAL; this is translated from the coding sequence ATGAAGTTAGAAAAAATTATGACTATTTTAGGTTGGGTAGCTTCAATTACTGCAATTATTATGTATGTCTCATATATTCCGCAGATTATGAATAATCTGCACGGTGTAAAGGGAAGTCCAATTCAGCCTTTGGCAACGGCAATTAATACTTTTCTTTGGGTTATTTATGCTTTGTTTAAAAAGGATAGAGATATTCCGTTAGCGGCTTGTAATGCAGCTGGAGTTATTTTTGGTCTGATTACATTTTTTACAGCTTTATAA
- a CDS encoding TraX family protein, whose protein sequence is MQIAKKVRGLTTFDLKIIGIILMVVDHFHQMFYPLGAPNWLDWFGRPVATIFFFTSVVGFSHTHDKKKYMERLYISMVLMALFTAILEKTVHFEQVVLINNIFRDLFIGTMFMTGIDQFAAAKDGNKAKHISLGILWFALPFIFSGITTLLVGAAGLPLIIKQIALGIFPAILLAENNIMVLLIPLLYLFRNNKKIQCLLIAATALLYGLTGSTQWMMIFAIIPIWFYNGQKGPGMKYFFYIFYPAHIAVLYCLAAVLYKALGS, encoded by the coding sequence ATGCAGATTGCTAAAAAAGTACGAGGTTTAACTACTTTTGACTTAAAGATAATCGGAATTATTTTAATGGTAGTTGACCATTTTCACCAGATGTTTTATCCACTGGGCGCACCGAATTGGCTGGACTGGTTTGGTCGGCCAGTAGCCACTATTTTCTTTTTTACTAGTGTAGTTGGCTTTAGCCACACGCATGACAAGAAAAAATATATGGAACGGCTGTATATTTCAATGGTGCTAATGGCACTGTTTACAGCAATTTTGGAAAAAACAGTCCACTTTGAACAGGTAGTGTTAATCAACAACATTTTCCGTGATTTGTTTATTGGGACAATGTTTATGACAGGTATCGATCAATTTGCGGCTGCTAAAGATGGCAACAAGGCAAAACATATTAGTTTAGGAATTTTATGGTTTGCCTTACCGTTTATTTTTTCAGGGATTACGACACTTCTTGTGGGTGCAGCTGGCTTGCCGTTAATAATTAAGCAAATTGCCCTGGGCATTTTTCCAGCAATTCTCTTAGCTGAAAATAATATTATGGTTTTGTTAATTCCACTGCTATATCTATTTAGAAACAATAAAAAAATCCAATGCCTGCTGATTGCAGCAACCGCGTTACTTTATGGTTTAACTGGTTCAACTCAGTGGATGATGATTTTTGCAATTATTCCGATTTGGTTTTATAACGGTCAAAAGGGTCCGGGTATGAAGTATTTCTTTTATATTTTCTATCCGGCTCATATTGCAGTTTTATATTGTTTGGCCGCCGTACTTTATAAGGCACTTGGCTCTTAA